One genomic window of Deltaproteobacteria bacterium includes the following:
- a CDS encoding mandelate racemase/muconate lactonizing enzyme family protein encodes MKISAIKTRRLSNIPLDLPFHERRTASVDLLWVETDQGLVGTAEIGHGPGAAILRFIEADLTPFLVGRDPLENERLMHEMRWRFNPRAEPGVWNPAVSAVDVALWDIKGKLYDQPVWRLLGGAQLSVPSYFTFGLRSYGREALVEAARHWVERGHKRLKLMVGRLNMRGEIDMRGASGAHREDDPAEDERRVRAVREAVGDEVELMVDAACLLRYDAALRWCKRLEPYNLMWFEEPLLRNDPERLAALRRQTSIPIAAGQWEDFHGLAGLARAGAVDFLNIQVGSVGGFTMGMKAAAVAQAFDLPIGNGAYYDMNLHAAVPNGWRTEFHVNDWHMAKTLYKDPPAPEDGWVTLPETPGHGMVLDEDAVREYARD; translated from the coding sequence ATGAAGATCAGCGCCATCAAGACCCGGCGGCTCTCGAACATTCCCCTGGACCTGCCCTTCCACGAGCGCCGGACCGCCTCTGTCGACCTGTTGTGGGTGGAGACCGACCAAGGACTGGTCGGCACGGCCGAGATCGGTCACGGCCCGGGGGCCGCCATCCTGCGGTTCATCGAGGCGGACCTCACGCCTTTCCTCGTCGGCCGCGATCCCCTTGAGAACGAGCGCCTCATGCACGAGATGCGCTGGCGCTTCAACCCGCGCGCCGAGCCCGGCGTGTGGAACCCGGCGGTGAGCGCCGTGGACGTGGCGCTTTGGGACATCAAGGGCAAACTCTACGATCAACCCGTGTGGCGCCTGCTGGGAGGGGCGCAACTGTCGGTCCCCAGCTACTTCACCTTCGGTCTCAGGAGCTACGGCCGGGAAGCGCTGGTGGAAGCGGCGCGGCACTGGGTGGAACGCGGCCACAAGCGCCTCAAGCTGATGGTGGGACGCCTCAACATGCGCGGCGAGATCGACATGCGCGGCGCCAGCGGCGCCCACCGGGAGGATGACCCGGCGGAGGACGAGCGCCGGGTGCGGGCGGTGCGGGAAGCGGTGGGGGACGAGGTGGAGCTCATGGTGGACGCCGCCTGCCTGCTGCGCTACGACGCGGCGCTGCGCTGGTGCAAGCGGCTGGAGCCCTACAACCTCATGTGGTTCGAGGAGCCCCTCCTGCGGAACGATCCCGAGCGCTTGGCGGCGCTCCGGCGCCAGACCTCCATCCCCATCGCCGCCGGGCAATGGGAGGACTTCCACGGCCTGGCCGGGCTGGCGCGGGCCGGCGCGGTGGACTTCCTGAACATCCAGGTGGGCTCCGTCGGCGGATTCACCATGGGCATGAAGGCGGCGGCGGTGGCGCAGGCCTTCGACCTGCCCATCGGCAACGGCGCCTACTACGACATGAACCTTCACGCCGCCGTGCCCAACGGCTGGCGCACCGAGTTCCACGTCAACGACTGGCACATGGCCAAGACCCTCTACAAGGACCCGCCCGCCCCGGAGGATGGCTGGGTGACGCTGCCGGAAACCCCCG